The nucleotide window TCTCCTATTTCCTTCGCGTCATCCGGATACAACAAAACGGACGAAAAAGCGTCGTGGGGTGTGACAACCGGTGGAATAGTGCCGAACAACGATTGCCATCCGATCGGAGCAAGCGGATGAGTGGGCAGCGACGATTCGTGCAGTGTTCCCCACGACGGTTGCACGGGGATGTCGGCGCGTGTGTCACGATCTTTCAGGACCAGTGTCCCCTGCTTGGCCGAGACGGATCGTTCGAAGGGGGCCATCAGTCCCGGGCCAGTTGCCGCGAAGGGCAGACCCGCTGGATCGTCCCACTTGGTCGCTTTCTGCACTTTGCCCCCCCGAATTGTGACGCAGAGGCTGTGCGCCGTATCGAAATATCGCAGCGGTGGGTCCGGTGCTGGCAGCCAGGTCACCTCGTGCGAGCGTGGGACATCCATAAAGATGGGAAAGGGATCGCCTCCGCCCGGCACGCTCGGTATGAAGGAAGCCCCAAACAATTTATAGGCCGCTTCGGACGGATAGGTCGGGATCCCGCGATAGCGTAGCGGCAGGGGCTTCCCCTCGTTCTGATCATCGTAAAGTCCTCGGATCAGTTCAAACATGGCCGAGCCCGTGCCCGGGAGCAGGGATTGAAACAGCTCCACGACTGGCAGGAAATCAATGCAGGCCCAGTGCATGGCGCTCATGCAGGCCATGAATGTTGCGCTCTCAAAGGTCCCAATCTCCAGCACATAAAACGCGTCCTTCTTATGGCGGATCGTGGCTATGCCCATCTGGTTAATCGTCAAGTCATCATCACCATAGAACAATTTGACCGCCTCGAGCGGCAGGCGCATGGCCTGCGCGGCCATCTGCCGCAGATCGTCCGGGCGCAACTGCTGCCAACCGGGCTTCCGTGAAAGGTCGAGGGTTGTCGTATTGACGAGCCCTTCGGGCTTCAGGCCGACCCACTGCCCCCAGTCTAGTCGCACACGCGCGCGGACTAGGCAGGGTTTCCCAGCGACCGTCGTTCCCCACTCGCATTCGTGGAGCGGATGGCCGTCCGGGTCCGTGGCAAGGATCCGACGGTTATGAGGGCCGTAGAAGATGAGGTGTCCACTACGCAGACGCTGCACCCGCCCACCGGCAGCGCGCAGATCGTTAACGAAGGGCAGATTGACTGGGAAAACGACGTTGCCGGGACGGGTCAGCTCGGAGAGGTACGACGGAGCCACGTCACTCGCGGATCTGGCCGGAGCCGAGCACGATGAATTTCATCGAGGTGAGTTCTTCGAGCCCCATCGGCCCGCGCGCGTGGATGCGCGTGGTACTGATGCCGATCTCCGCGCCGAGGCCGAACTGGTAGCCGTCGTTGAGGCGTGTCGAGGCGTTGACCATCACGGCGCTGGCGTCGACCTTGCGCAGGAAGTGCAGGGCGCGTGCGTAATCGTTTGTAATGATAGACTCCGTGTGCCGCGAGCCGTAGGTTTCAATGTGTGTCAGTGCCTCGTCCAGATTCTTGACGACCTTCACGGCCAGAATCAGCGAGAGAAACTCCTGCCCGTAGTCACTCTCAGAAGCCGGCTTGGCCTCGAGCGCCAACTGGCAGGTTTTGGGGCAGCCACGCACTTCCACCTTGGCGTCGACAAGTTTCCTCACCAGCGCAGGCACGAAGGTGCGCGCGATCTGCTGATGTACCAGCAGCGTTTCCATAGCATTGCACGTCGCAGGCCGCTGGACTTTCGCGTTGAGGCATATGCGCTCAGCCATCGCCAGATCGGCATCCTGATCCACATAGATATGGCAGATGCCTTTGTCATGCTTGATCACCGGAATCGTAGACTGCTCCATCACGGTCTTCATCAGCGCGTCGCCGCCCCGTGGGATGATCAGGTCCACGTATTTGTCCTGTTTGAGCAGCAAGTGCGCCACTTCCCGCTCCGTCCGTTCGATAAAAGTGATTGAGCCCGCTGGTACGCCTGCCCGTTCAGCGGCGTCCGACAAAATTGCGGCAACGACTGTATTGGAATGAAT belongs to Nitrospira sp. and includes:
- a CDS encoding glutamate-5-semialdehyde dehydrogenase, whose translation is QTKGSKAMADRLKLTPGRITEMAEGIRQIIKLPDPLGEAPKMWTRPNGMQVGKIRVPIGVIGIIYESRPNVTADSAALCLKSGNVCILRGGSEAIHSNTVVAAILSDAAERAGVPAGSITFIERTEREVAHLLLKQDKYVDLIIPRGGDALMKTVMEQSTIPVIKHDKGICHIYVDQDADLAMAERICLNAKVQRPATCNAMETLLVHQQIARTFVPALVRKLVDAKVEVRGCPKTCQLALEAKPASESDYGQEFLSLILAVKVVKNLDEALTHIETYGSRHTESIITNDYARALHFLRKVDASAVMVNASTRLNDGYQFGLGAEIGISTTRIHARGPMGLEELTSMKFIVLGSGQIRE